One window of the Desulfitobacterium chlororespirans DSM 11544 genome contains the following:
- a CDS encoding TetR/AcrR family transcriptional regulator, giving the protein MYETFEKLPDGKKEQIIQVCIEEFIENGYQNASTNTIVKRLGISKGVLFLYFKNKKNLYLYLVEHIMKFFIQDYFEEYAGGPVININVFDNLGEYYKELMQKKPEIFLFMLQAFVNTPAELKEEIDARHNQAHDNLFRHMNNEGFRPGIDIHLVDDLLHMVSYYVGQLITNDLKGKDLNTIIKDEIDKNIVRYAELFAKYVDILKYGVYER; this is encoded by the coding sequence ATGTACGAAACCTTCGAGAAGCTGCCGGACGGTAAAAAGGAGCAAATTATCCAGGTTTGTATCGAAGAATTTATTGAAAACGGCTATCAAAACGCTTCCACCAATACCATTGTCAAACGGCTGGGAATTTCCAAAGGTGTGCTGTTCCTCTACTTTAAAAATAAAAAGAATCTCTATCTTTATCTTGTCGAGCATATCATGAAGTTTTTTATCCAGGATTATTTTGAGGAATACGCGGGCGGCCCGGTTATCAACATCAATGTCTTTGATAATCTGGGTGAGTACTATAAAGAATTAATGCAGAAAAAACCGGAGATCTTTTTATTTATGCTGCAGGCCTTTGTCAATACGCCGGCGGAACTTAAAGAAGAGATCGACGCCAGGCATAACCAAGCTCACGACAATCTGTTCCGACATATGAACAACGAGGGTTTCCGACCGGGCATTGATATTCACCTGGTGGACGATCTGCTGCATATGGTTTCCTATTATGTGGGCCAGCTAATCACCAATGATTTAAAGGGCAAGGATCTGAACACCATTATCAAGGATGAGATCGATAAGAATATCGTACGCTATGCCGAGCTGTTTGCAAAGTATGTGGATATCCTGAAGTATGGAGTCTACGAAAGATAG
- a CDS encoding efflux RND transporter periplasmic adaptor subunit: MNIPTDLQKVKKDKRNMRLTKKLLWVIGILLVLAAGLGWTLSNRGTPAEAAPVKLGDIQKYVEETGEVKCSDSATVYLEGSGLIKRIAVETGQQVQKGDLLLSMDREQLEISLKNAAELLNQAKAQSAAGEEAYTMALKDYDNTKSLAEAGAASEWELTQKEAALRSADAVRSGNQAELEQAELSVANSSLALSKQQVLAPLKGTILQKRVEVNAFGVPGTVAFAIGDTENLEIQTKILAEDAARIQVGNKATLTVRTKEQQALAGTVVKIAPTAEDEVSSLGVKQKKVTITIKPLDAKVALLPGSEVDVRVITETKSGVVIVPAGAVFDYRGQSCVFTVEEGKAVLRTVQRGIQNGSLCEITEGLQEGETVLSAPDNSIEEGTRILSPLQ, translated from the coding sequence ATGAACATCCCAACAGATTTGCAGAAAGTGAAGAAGGATAAACGGAACATGAGATTGACTAAAAAGCTGCTCTGGGTAATCGGTATCCTGCTCGTGCTGGCGGCAGGCCTGGGCTGGACCCTCTCCAATCGGGGCACGCCGGCGGAAGCAGCACCCGTCAAGCTCGGCGATATCCAAAAATATGTAGAAGAGACCGGCGAAGTGAAGTGCAGCGACTCCGCGACGGTTTATCTGGAAGGAAGCGGGCTGATCAAGCGCATTGCCGTCGAAACAGGTCAGCAGGTCCAAAAAGGAGATCTGCTTCTGAGCATGGATCGGGAGCAGTTGGAAATTTCCCTGAAAAATGCGGCAGAGCTGCTGAATCAAGCCAAAGCCCAATCTGCTGCCGGAGAAGAAGCCTATACCATGGCGCTGAAGGATTATGACAACACCAAGTCCCTGGCCGAGGCAGGAGCAGCCAGTGAGTGGGAGCTGACCCAGAAGGAAGCTGCCTTAAGGAGTGCCGACGCAGTCCGCTCCGGCAATCAGGCGGAGCTGGAACAGGCTGAACTGAGCGTGGCCAACAGCTCCCTGGCCCTGAGCAAGCAGCAGGTCCTGGCGCCGCTCAAGGGCACAATTCTGCAAAAAAGGGTCGAAGTCAATGCCTTTGGCGTGCCTGGAACAGTGGCCTTTGCCATCGGCGATACGGAAAACCTGGAGATCCAAACCAAAATCCTGGCTGAAGATGCCGCCAGGATCCAAGTTGGAAACAAAGCTACCCTTACCGTCCGCACGAAAGAGCAGCAGGCACTGGCGGGAACCGTGGTCAAGATCGCACCCACAGCCGAGGATGAAGTATCCTCTCTTGGCGTCAAGCAGAAGAAGGTCACCATAACCATCAAGCCTCTCGATGCCAAGGTTGCTTTGCTGCCGGGGTCTGAGGTGGACGTCAGGGTCATTACCGAAACAAAGAGCGGCGTGGTTATTGTGCCCGCCGGCGCCGTATTCGACTACCGGGGTCAGAGCTGCGTCTTCACCGTCGAAGAGGGAAAGGCTGTCCTGCGGACGGTGCAAAGGGGAATTCAAAATGGGTCCTTGTGCGAAATCACGGAGGGACTGCAGGAGGGAGAGACGGTATTGTCCGCCCCCGATAACAGCATCGAGGAAGGAACGCGAATCCTGAGTCCATTACAATAA
- a CDS encoding ABC transporter permease — MLIFLKKSLRDLKEAKGQFISVLAVVIIGVMFYTGLYSALDIFSGAGQKYFTEYRLADLSSTVYRAPEGVVERVRAIPGVKMAEGRVLQDARIFGEDKNAIIRLISLPDQKRAVINDIMLKAGSYFSADAANQCLVSEDFFKANHLVIGQTIEPIVNGERVKLTIVGTVKGPEYMYEIRDATEVFPDHEKFGVVYVKASYLQTILDYKGSVNDISVLLAKDGDSKKVKAELEKILAPYGLVSTVEKKDQISYSMFHSDETGLQSMAAIFPMLFFIASAVIIYITMTRMIENQRTLMGVFKALGYSDWDIMLHYQTYPLLVGILGSILGSLIGLFFIGEALLGIFNSFYNLPTENSSVQLVMVVPASLTALFFCVFAGYNACRKELRLVPAESMRPKPPASGKKTLLENFGFFWQRLNFSWKIIFRNLFRYKRRSAMASVGVIFSMALLLIALAFRSSMGNLMAVQYEEIQKFDLKINFTQMLAADELSTIRSLAHVKSVEPVLETGMELSHGWKKKDIGVLALDREAQLYGVYDRKGKAAILPSDGVLLPARLMETLGLQTGDRVTLRSYYPGKNTDRDKKTVVVKGETSQFIGQSAVCSMDYIDYLLDEGAVVNGAHIKLDDRQYEKEVTAKLEDILTINTIQSKAEVVANTNKQLQSMNSIIFFMLFGASILTIAVIYNITNINIFERRREIATLSVLGFTSAELKSLVFNENFFISAFGILIGAPLGRFIAEVAIDTQATETMQLPVVMEPANYLLAAALIIAFTAIANWLLRNKVTAIDMVESLKSAE; from the coding sequence TCGGCCCTGGACATCTTTTCCGGAGCGGGGCAGAAGTACTTCACAGAATACAGGCTGGCCGATTTATCGAGTACGGTTTACCGGGCGCCGGAGGGGGTGGTCGAGCGGGTCCGGGCGATTCCCGGAGTCAAGATGGCGGAGGGAAGGGTCTTGCAGGATGCCCGGATCTTTGGGGAAGACAAGAACGCTATAATCAGACTGATTTCCCTGCCCGACCAAAAACGGGCTGTCATCAACGACATCATGCTCAAAGCAGGCAGCTATTTTTCGGCCGATGCAGCAAACCAATGCCTTGTATCCGAAGACTTCTTCAAGGCCAATCATCTGGTGATCGGCCAGACCATCGAGCCCATTGTCAACGGGGAACGGGTGAAGCTTACAATTGTAGGAACGGTCAAAGGCCCTGAATACATGTATGAAATCCGCGATGCCACGGAGGTGTTCCCCGATCATGAAAAGTTCGGCGTTGTTTATGTCAAAGCCTCCTATTTGCAGACCATCCTCGATTACAAAGGCTCGGTAAACGATATCAGCGTCCTCCTGGCCAAAGATGGCGACAGCAAAAAGGTTAAGGCGGAGCTGGAAAAGATTCTGGCTCCTTACGGCCTGGTAAGCACTGTCGAGAAAAAAGATCAGATCAGCTACAGCATGTTTCACTCGGATGAAACAGGACTGCAATCCATGGCGGCGATTTTCCCTATGCTGTTCTTTATCGCCTCTGCGGTCATCATCTATATTACCATGACCCGCATGATAGAAAACCAGCGGACACTGATGGGCGTATTCAAGGCGCTGGGTTACAGCGATTGGGACATTATGCTGCACTACCAGACCTATCCGCTGCTGGTGGGGATCCTGGGGAGCATTCTGGGCTCCCTGATCGGGTTATTTTTCATCGGCGAAGCTCTGCTCGGCATATTCAACAGCTTTTACAATCTGCCGACGGAGAATTCGTCCGTTCAGCTGGTCATGGTGGTGCCGGCTTCGCTTACAGCCTTGTTCTTCTGCGTATTCGCCGGATATAATGCCTGCCGCAAGGAGCTGCGCCTGGTACCGGCGGAGTCCATGCGGCCGAAACCGCCCGCTTCCGGCAAAAAGACGCTGCTGGAAAACTTCGGCTTCTTTTGGCAGCGCCTTAATTTCAGCTGGAAGATCATCTTCCGCAACCTGTTTAGGTATAAGCGGCGCTCGGCTATGGCCTCCGTCGGGGTCATCTTTTCCATGGCCTTATTGCTCATCGCCCTGGCCTTCCGGAGCTCCATGGGCAATCTGATGGCCGTGCAGTATGAAGAAATTCAGAAGTTTGATCTGAAAATCAATTTTACACAAATGCTGGCTGCCGATGAACTCAGCACTATCAGAAGTCTGGCTCACGTAAAGTCCGTTGAACCGGTACTGGAGACCGGCATGGAACTTAGCCATGGCTGGAAGAAGAAAGATATTGGCGTCCTGGCGCTGGACCGGGAAGCCCAATTATACGGTGTCTATGACCGGAAGGGGAAGGCGGCGATTCTGCCGTCGGACGGGGTCCTCCTGCCGGCCCGGCTCATGGAAACTCTGGGTCTGCAGACGGGCGACCGGGTGACACTTCGCTCTTATTATCCGGGCAAGAACACGGACAGGGATAAAAAAACGGTGGTTGTGAAGGGTGAAACGTCGCAGTTTATCGGACAGAGCGCGGTTTGCAGTATGGATTATATCGATTATCTGCTGGATGAAGGCGCGGTGGTTAATGGGGCCCATATTAAGCTGGACGATAGGCAATATGAAAAAGAAGTGACGGCAAAACTGGAAGATATTTTGACGATCAATACGATCCAGTCCAAAGCGGAAGTGGTCGCCAATACCAACAAGCAGCTCCAATCCATGAACAGTATCATCTTTTTCATGCTGTTCGGGGCTAGTATATTAACCATCGCCGTGATCTACAACATTACGAATATCAATATTTTTGAACGTCGGAGAGAGATTGCCACACTTTCCGTACTCGGCTTCACCTCCGCAGAACTGAAGAGCCTGGTATTCAATGAGAATTTCTTTATCAGCGCCTTCGGCATACTGATCGGCGCCCCTCTGGGCAGGTTTATTGCCGAGGTGGCCATCGATACCCAGGCCACGGAGACCATGCAGCTGCCGGTGGTGATGGAGCCGGCCAATTACCTGCTCGCTGCCGCCCTGATTATCGCCTTCACGGCAATCGCCAATTGGCTGCTCAGAAACAAAGTAACCGCCATCGATATGGTCGAATCCCTGAAAAGTGCCGAATGA